A genome region from Camelina sativa cultivar DH55 chromosome 10, Cs, whole genome shotgun sequence includes the following:
- the LOC104720450 gene encoding uncharacterized protein At4g04775-like, whose protein sequence is MSKLSTKSTESSSSRARGRVFGVPKRCWCGEAVVALISKSDPNSCRRYYRCSFAATNKLRNDEHVFKWVDEVLLNEVDALTTKNAAHEQQLKKLRTERLVIDNVVYEKMEKVLEKVDDGLDEAKSWNKKMMSVILIVCVVMIALSKVVG, encoded by the exons ATGAGCAAATTATCAACAAAGTCGACTGAATCATCCAGTTCTCGTGCCAGAGGAAGAGTGTTTGGTGTGCCTAAGAGATGTTGGTGCGGAGAAGCTGTTGTAGCTTTGATCTCAAAATCTGATCCGAATTCTTGCCGCAGATACTACCGTTGTAGTTTTGCTGCAACAAATAAG CTTCGGAATGATGAACATGTGTTCAAGTGGGTCGATGAAGTTTTGCTGAATGAAGTAGATGCATTGACTACGAAGAATGCTGCACATGAGCAACAACTGAAAAAGCTTAGGACAGAGAGGTTGGTGATTGATAATGTGGTttatgagaagatggagaaggtcTTGGAAAAGGTTGATGATGGTTTAGATGAAGCCAAATCATGGAATAAAAAGATGATGAGTGTTATATTGATAGTCTGTGTGGTCATGATTGCACTAAGCAAAGTAGTTGGTTGA
- the LOC104719196 gene encoding uncharacterized protein LOC104719196 isoform X1: MSLRSESSKAEKLTEDPVTYKTAQSSVTCIYQAHMVGFWRNVRVLWSKNLMNHSLTVMVTSVQGDMNYCCKVDLKPWHFWNKKGYKSFEVEGNQVDVYWDFRSAKFNGGPEPSSDFYVALVSEEEVVLLLGDHKKKAFKRTKSRPALVDAALFYKKENVFGKKSFSTRAKFNDRKKEHEIVVESSTGEKDPEMWISVDGIILVQVRNLQWKFRGNQTVLVDKEPVQVFWDVYDWFFSTPGTGHGLFIFKPENGESDASDGGTKDSSSSSSSSSEFCLFLYAWKLE, encoded by the exons AT GTCTTTGAGATCAGAATCTTCCAAGGCAGAAAAGTTAACAGAGGATCCAGTTACGTACAAGACGGCACAGAGCAGCGTGACGTGCATCTACCAAGCACACATGGTTGGATTCTGGAGAAACGTTAGGGTTCTATGGTCTAAAAATCTTATGAACCATTCCTTAACCGTGATGGTCACTAGCGTACAAGGGGATATGAATTACTGTTGCAAGGTTGATCTTAAGCCATGGCACTTTTGGAACAAGAAAGGATACAAATCGTTTGAGGTTGAAGGAAACCAAGTAGATGTGTATTGGGATTTTAGGTCTGCTAAATTCAACGGCGGGCCTGAGCCGAGCTCGGATTTTTACGTGGCTCTTGTATCGGAGGAGGAGGTTGTTTTATTGTTGGGTGATCACAAGAAGAAAGCTTTTAAGAGAACTAAATCAAGACCTGCCTTGGTTGACGCTGCCTTGTTCTACAAGAAAGAGAATGTGTTTGGTAAGAAGAGCTTTTCGACTAGGGCGAAGTTCAATGATAGGAAGAAAGAGCATGAGATCGTAGTGGAGAGCTCGACCGGGGAGAAGGATCCTGAGATGTGGATTAGCGTAGATGGTATCATTTTGGTTCAGGTGAGAAATCTGCAGTGGAAATTTAGGGGGAATCAAACGGTTTTGGTGGATAAAGAACCTGTTCAAGTGTTTTGGGATGTGTATGATTGGTTCTTCAGCACGCCCGGTACAGGTCACGGCTTGTTCATCTTTAAACCAGAGAACGGTGAGAGTGACGCGAGCGATGGAGGAACCAAGGATagtagttcttcttcttcttcttcgtctgaGTTTTGTCTCTTCCTTTATGCTTGGAAATTGGAGTAA
- the LOC104719196 gene encoding uncharacterized protein LOC104719196 isoform X2 has translation MSLRSESSKAEKLTEDPVTYKTAQSSVTCIYQAHMVGFWRNVRVLWSKNLMNHSLTVMVTSVQGDMNYCCKVDLKPWHFWNKKGYKSFEVEGNQVDVYWDFRSAKFNGGPEPSSDFYVALVSEEEVVLLLGDHKKKAFKRTKSRPALVDAALFYKKENVFGKKSFSTRAKFNDRKKEHEIVVESSTGEKDPEMWISVDGIILVQVRNLQWKFRGNQTVLVDKEPVQVFWDVYDWFFSTPGTGHGLFIFKPENGESDASDGGTKDSSSSSSSSSEFCLFLYAWKLE, from the coding sequence ATGTCTTTGAGATCAGAATCTTCCAAGGCAGAAAAGTTAACAGAGGATCCAGTTACGTACAAGACGGCACAGAGCAGCGTGACGTGCATCTACCAAGCACACATGGTTGGATTCTGGAGAAACGTTAGGGTTCTATGGTCTAAAAATCTTATGAACCATTCCTTAACCGTGATGGTCACTAGCGTACAAGGGGATATGAATTACTGTTGCAAGGTTGATCTTAAGCCATGGCACTTTTGGAACAAGAAAGGATACAAATCGTTTGAGGTTGAAGGAAACCAAGTAGATGTGTATTGGGATTTTAGGTCTGCTAAATTCAACGGCGGGCCTGAGCCGAGCTCGGATTTTTACGTGGCTCTTGTATCGGAGGAGGAGGTTGTTTTATTGTTGGGTGATCACAAGAAGAAAGCTTTTAAGAGAACTAAATCAAGACCTGCCTTGGTTGACGCTGCCTTGTTCTACAAGAAAGAGAATGTGTTTGGTAAGAAGAGCTTTTCGACTAGGGCGAAGTTCAATGATAGGAAGAAAGAGCATGAGATCGTAGTGGAGAGCTCGACCGGGGAGAAGGATCCTGAGATGTGGATTAGCGTAGATGGTATCATTTTGGTTCAGGTGAGAAATCTGCAGTGGAAATTTAGGGGGAATCAAACGGTTTTGGTGGATAAAGAACCTGTTCAAGTGTTTTGGGATGTGTATGATTGGTTCTTCAGCACGCCCGGTACAGGTCACGGCTTGTTCATCTTTAAACCAGAGAACGGTGAGAGTGACGCGAGCGATGGAGGAACCAAGGATagtagttcttcttcttcttcttcgtctgaGTTTTGTCTCTTCCTTTATGCTTGGAAATTGGAGTAA